Proteins encoded in a region of the Zea mays cultivar B73 chromosome 2, Zm-B73-REFERENCE-NAM-5.0, whole genome shotgun sequence genome:
- the LOC100285625 gene encoding brassinosteroid LRR receptor kinase precursor, which produces MAVRCSCTALFPLFFCFMICQLCYGTVTDIQCLKKLKASVDPDNKLEWTFNNNTEGSICGFNGVECWHPNENRVLSLHLGSFGLKGEFPDGLENCSSMTSLDLSSNSLSGPIPADISRRLPFVTNLDLSFNSFSGEIPEALANCSYLNIVNLQHNKLTGTIPVQLAALSRLAQFNVADNQLSGQIPSSLSKFPASDFANQDLCGRPLSNDCTANSSSRTGIIVGSAVGGAVITLIIAAVILFIVLRKMPKKKKLKDVEENKWAKTIKGAKGAKVSLFEKSVSKMNLNDLMKATDDFTKDNIIGTGRSGTMYRATLPDGSFLAIKRLQDTQHSEDQFTSEMSTLGSVRQRNLVPLLGYCIVKNERLLVYKYMPKGSLYDNLHQQNSDKKALEWPLRLKIAIGSARGLAWLHHSCNPRILHRNISSKCILLDDDYEPKISDFGLARLMNPIDTHLSTFVNGEFGDLGYVAPEYTRTLVATPKGDVYSFGVVLLELVTREEPTHVSNAPENFKGSLVDWITYLSNNSILQDAVDKSLIGKDNDAELLQCMKVACSCVLSSPKERPTMFEVYQLLRAVGEKYHFSAADDELTMLPQNANPEDELIVAN; this is translated from the exons ATGGCTGTTAGATGCTCCTGTACTGCTCTTTTCCCTCTATTCTTCTGTTTTATGATCTGTCAGCTTTGCTATGGCACTGTAACTGATATCCAATGTCTGAAGAAGCTGAAGGCATCAGTTGATCCCGACAATAAGTTAGAATGGACATTCAATAACAATACAGAGGGATCCATATGCGGGTTCAATGGTGTGGAGTGCTGGCATCCTAATGAGAACAGGGTCCTTTCGCTTCATCTTGGTAGCTTTGGTCTTAAGGGCGAATTCCCTGATGGACTTGAGAATTGTAGTAGCATGACTTCGCTGGATCTCTCAAGCAACAGCCTCTCTGGCCCTATCCCGGCTGACATCTCGAGGAGACTTCCATTTGTTACAAACCTTGATCTGTCATTTAATAGCTTCTCGGGAGAGATACCAGAAGCACTAGCCAATTGTTCTTATCTCAACATTGTCAATTTACAACATAACAAATTGACTGGAACAATCCCAGTTCAGCTTGCTGCACTCAGTCGCCTAGCGCAGTTTAATGTTGCTGACAATCAATTGTCAGGGCAGATTCCTTCATCTTTGAGCAAGTTTCCAGCATCTGATTTTGCAAATCAAGACCTTTGTGGGAGGCCTCTAAGCAATGATTGCACTGCCAATTCAAGCAGTCGAACGGGGATAATTGTTGGTTCTGCTGTTGGTGGTGCAGTTATAACTTTAATAATAGCTGCTGTTATTTTATTCATTGTCTTGCggaaaatgcctaagaagaagaaGTTAAAGGATGTAGAAGAAAATAAGTGGGCAAAGACTATTAAGGGAGCAAAAGGAGCAAAG GTATCATTGTTTGAGAAATCAGTTTCAAAGATGAACTTGAATGATCTTATGAAAGCAACAGACGATTTTACAAAGGACAATATTATTGGAACTGGTCGATCAGGAACTATGTACAGAGCAACACTTCCAGATGGTTCATTCCTTGCTATCAAGAGGTTGCAGGACACTCAGCATTCAGAGGACCAATTTACATCTGAGATGTCAACTCTGGGAAGTGTAAGGCAACGTAACTTAGTGCCGCTTTTGGGATACTGCATTGTCAAGAATGAGAGGCTCTTGGTGTataagtacatgccaaagggttcaCTTTATGATAATTTACACCAGCAAAACAGTGACAAAAAGGCATTAGAATGGCCATTGAGGCTAAAAATTGCCATTGGGAGTGCTAGAGGTTTGGCGTGGCTTCATCACAGTTGCAACCCTCGCATTCTTCATAGGAACATTAGTTCCAAGTGCATATTGCTTGATGATGACTATGAGCCTaagatttctgattttggcttggCAAGGCTTATGAATCCCATCGACACCCACCTGAGCACATTTGTGAATGGTGAGTTTGGTGACTTAGGGTATGTAGCTCCGGAGTATACACGCACTCTTGTGGCCACTCCAAAAGGGGATGTGTATAGCTTTGGAGTTGTCTTACTTGAACTTGTTACTCGTGAAGAGCCCACACATGTGTCAAATGCGCCAGAGAACTTCAAAGGGAGTTTGGTGGATTGGATAACGTACCTGTCAAACAACTCTATACTTCAGGATGCAGTTGACAAGTCTTTGATTGGAAAGGACAACGATGCTGAGCTGCTTCAGTGCATGAAGGTTGCatgctcttgtgtgctttcttctCCAAAGGAAAGGCCTACAATGTTTGAAGTTTACCAGCTTCTGAGAGCTGTTGGAGAGAAATATCATTTCAGTGCAGCTGACGATGAATTGACGATGCTACCTCAAAATGCCAATCCTGAAGATGAGCTTATTGTAGCGAACTAG